A window of the Brassica napus cultivar Da-Ae chromosome C5, Da-Ae, whole genome shotgun sequence genome harbors these coding sequences:
- the LOC106400319 gene encoding translationally-controlled tumor protein 1: protein MLVYQDLLTGDELLSDSFPYKEIENGILWEVEGKWTTVGAVDVNIGANPSAEEGGEDEGVDDTTQKVVDIVDTFRLQEQPTYDKKGFIAYIKKYIKLLTPKLNEEDQAAFKKGIEGATKFLLPKLNDFQFFVGEGMHDDSTLVFAYYKEGATNPTFLYFGHGLKEVKC from the exons ATGTTGGTGTACCAAGATCTTCTCACCG gtgatGAACTTCTGTCTGACTCTTTCCCTTACAAGGAGATTGAGAATGGTATTCTTTGGGAAGTTGAAGGAAAG TGGACTACCGTTGGAGCTGTGGATGTGAACATTGGTGCCAATCCCTCTGCCGAAGAAGGTGGTGAGGACGAGGGTGTTGATGACACGACTCAAAAGGTTGTTGACATTGTGGACACCTTCAGACTTCAGGAGCAACCGACTTATGATAAGAAGGGCTTCATCGCCTATATTAAAAAGTACATCAAGCTTTTGACACCAAAGCTCAACGAGGAAGATCAAGCAGCCTTCAAGAAGGGTATTGAGGGAGCTACCAAGTTCTTGCTCCCCAAGCTCAATGACTTCCAATt CTTTGTTGGGGAGGGGATGCATGATGACAGCACTTTGGTCTTTGCTTACTACAAGGAGGGTGCAACTAACCCAACATTTTTGTACTTTGGACATGGTTTGAAGGAGGTCAAGTGCTGA
- the LOC106401055 gene encoding kinesin-like protein KIN-13A isoform X1, protein MQHTNAAAATALYDAGPANDAGDAVMARWLQSAGLQHLASPTGGNDQRHLPSLLMQGYGAQTAEENQRLFKLMRNLNLNGESSESYTPTAAMPSSEGFFSPDFRGDFGAGLMDLHAMDDTELLSEHVSTEPFEPSPFMPSVDKEFEEGFNFPTNRQQQTDAEPFGSLPKSEKENNSVAKIKVVVRKRPLNKKETARKEDDVVTVSDNSLTVHEPKLKVDLTAYVERHEFCFDAVLDEDVSNDEVYRATIEPIIPIIFQRTKATCFAYGQTGSGKTYTMKPLPIRAVEDLMRLLRQPVYSNQKFKLWLSYFEIYGGKLFDLLSERKKLLMREDGRQQVCIVGLQEYEVSDVQIVKELIDKGNAERSTGSTGANEESSRSHAILQLVVKKHVEVKQTRRKNNDATELPGKVVGKISFIDLAGSERGADTTDNDRQTRFEGAEINKSLLALKECIRALDNDQLHIPFRGSKLTEVLRDSFVGNSRTVMISCISPSVGSCEHTLNTLRYADRVKSLSKSGNSKKDLTANSMPPVNKDSLLGSNDVEDIFEPPQVVNVQETGRRVEKDNYTASGIDFRQPTNYREESGIPSISMDKSRSETNNAFGGSNSQRNHLSSYPQETSDREEKAKKVSPPRGKGLREEKPDRPPQNLSSYAKETSDREEKVKKVSPPRGKGLREEKPDRPPQNLSSYAKETSDREEKVSPPRGKVLREEKPDRPPQNLSSYPQETSDREEKAKKVSPPRGKGLREEKPDRPQNLSKREVRSSDIPTFTNFRQNTSETVSRQYETEENIDALLEEEETLITAHRKEIEDTMEIVREEMKLLAEVDKPGSMIENYVTQLSFVLSRKAAGLVSLQARLARFQHRLKEQEILSRKRVPPR, encoded by the exons ATGCAGCACACCAACGCCGCTGCTGCGACGGCTCTTTACGATGCGGGACCCGCTAATGACGCTGGAGATGCTGTCATGGCACGCTGGCTCCAATCCGCTGGCTTGCAGCATCTGGCCTCTCCCACCGGAGGCAATGATCAGCGTCATCTCCCTAGCCTTCTCATGCAG GGTTATGGAGCGCAGACTGCTGAAGAGAATCAAAGGCTGTTCAAACTAATGCGAAATCTTAATCTTAACGGGGAGTCCTCTGAATCATATACACCAACTGCAGCTATGCCTTCTTCCGAAGGATTTTTTTCACCCGACTTCAGAGGTGATTTTGGAGCTGGGTTAATGGATCTTCATGCTATGGATGACACAGAGCTGCTATCTGAG CATGTGAGTACTGAACCCTTTGAGCCGTCACCTTTCATGCCTAGTGTGGATAAAGAATTTGAAGAAGGTTTTAATTTTCCAACTAATCGTCAGCAACAAACAGATGCTGAACCTTTCGGCTCATTGCCTAAGAGTGAAAAAGAGAATAACAGTGTAGCCAAGATTAAAGTAGTG GTAAGGAAAAGACCCCTAAATAAGAAAGAAACAGCTAGAAAGGAGGATGATGTCGTGACGGTATCTGATAATTCTTTGACTGTCCATGAGCCCAAGCTGAAG GTGGATTTGACTGCTTATGTGGAGAGGCATGAGTTCTGCTTTGATGCTGTTCTAGATGAGGATGTTTCAAATGACGAG GTGTATAGGGCCACAATTGAGCCGATAATTCCCATTATTTTCCAGAGAACTAAAGCTACATGTTTTGCATATGGTCAAACAG GTAGTGGTAAGACATACACAATGAAACCACTACCCATACGCGCTGTCGAAGATTTAATGAGGCTGTTGCGTCAACCAGTATACAGCAATCAGAAGTTTAAATTGTGGCTCAGTTATTTTGAGATATATGGTGGAAAGCTGTTCGATCTTCTCAGTGAGAGAAA GAAGCTTTTAATGCGAGAAGATGGTAGACAACAAGTTTGCATTGTTGGGCTGCAAGAGTACGAAGTCTCAGATGTTCAAATTGTAAAGGAACTTATCGACAAAGGAAATGCTGAAAGGAGCACAGGTTCAACTGGAGCAAATGAGGAATCTTCTAGATCACATGCTATCTTACAGCTTGTTGTAAAGAAGCATGTTGAGGTAAAACAAACCAGACGTAAAAATAATGATGCCACTGAATTGCCTGGGAAAGTTGTTGGGAAGATTTCTTTCATTGATCTTGCTGGCAGTGAAAGAGGTGCAGACACCACAGACAATGACCGACAGACAAG GTTTGAAGGCGCAGAAATCAATAAGAGTCTTTTGGCTCTTAAGGAATGTATACGTGCACTGGACAATGACCAGCTACATATACCATTCCGTGGAAGCAAATTAACTGAAGTGCTCCGTGACTCATTTGTTGGAAACTCAAGAACGGTGATGATCTCTTGCATCTCTCCGAGTGTAGGATCGTGTGAACATACCCTCAATACACTAAGATATGCTGATCG GGTCAAAAGTCTATCTAAAAGTGGAAATAGCAAGAAAGATCTAACTGCAAACTCAATGCCTCCTGTTAATAAGGATTCTCTGTTGGGCTCAAATGATGTAGAAGATATCTTTGAGCCACCACAGGTAGTGAATGTTCAGGAAACCGGGAGGAGGGTCGAGAAGGATAACTACACTGCTTCAGGTATTGACTTCAGACAACCTACAAATTATCGAGAGGAAAGTGGAATCCCATCAATCTCAATGGACAAGAGTAGATCAGAGACGAACAATGCTTTTGGTGGCTCCAATAGTCAGAGGAACCACCTGTCTTCATATCCTCAAGAAACTTCAGACCGCGAAGAGAAAGCCAAGAAAGTGTCGCCACCTCGTGGGAAAGGGCTGCGGGAAGAAAAACCAGATAGACCACCACAAAACTTGTCTTCATATGCCAAAGAAACTTCAGACCGTGAAGAGAAAGTGAAGAAAGTGTCGCCACCTCGTGGGAAAGGGCTGCGGGAAGAAAAACCGGATAGACCACCACAAAACTTGTCTTCATATGCCAAAGAAACTTCAGACCGTGAAGAGAAAGTGTCTCCACCTCGTGGGAAAGTGTTGCGGGAAGAGAAACCAGATAGACCACCACAAAACTTGTCTTCATATCCCCAAGAAACTTCAGACCGTGAAGAGAAAGCCAAGAAAGTGTCACCACCTCGTGGGAAAGGGCTGCGGGAAGAAAAACCAGACAGACCACAAAACTTGTCTAAAAGAGAGGTCAGGTCGTCAGACATCCCTACCTTTACAAACTTCAGGCAGAACACAAGTGAAACTGTTTCAAGACAATATGAAACCGAAGAAAACATTGATGCACTACTTGAG GAAGAGGAAACTCTGATTACAGCACACAGAAAAGAAATAGAGGATACAATGGAGATTGTTCGCGAG